CCGCGTACGCGTCGATCCCCGCCGCCTCGCACAGCGCGAGCGCCCGCCGGACGTGGAAGCCCTGGCTGACCAGCACCGCCCGGTCCACCCCGAAGATCCGGCGGGCCCGGGTGCAGGAGTCCCAGGTGTCGAAGCCCGCGTGGTCGCCGACCACCCGGACCCCGGGCACCCCGCGGTCGATCAGGTAGCCGCGCATCGCGTCGGTCTCGTCGTAGTCGTTGCGGCCGTTGTCCCCGGTCACCAGGATCGCCCGCACCTTGTGCTGCTCGTACAGCGCGAGCGCGGCGTCCAGCCGGTGCGCCAGGTACGGCGAGGGCTCGCCGTCGAACAGCCCGGCGCCGAACACCACCGCGACCGGCGCCGCGGGCGCGCTCTCCACGCTGCCGACCCGGCCCGCCGTCCCCGTCCACAGCCAGGCGCTCGGCGCCAGCGCCAGCACGCAGAAGCCCACCACCGCCTGGAACCAGCGCCGCTGTCCGCGCCGGCTGTCCCAGCCCGGCAGCCGCAGCACCACCACCCGGCGGCGCAGCCGCAGCCAGCCTGCGTACCCGGCCGTGGACAAGCCTGCGGCGAATGACCGGAGGACCCGCCGGGATCCGCGCCGTACCGTACCCGGCACCGCCGCGACCCGGCCCCGAACCCGTCCCGCCCGAGACCCCCGGCCGTTCCCCCGCGCTGGACCCCGCACCACACCCGCCCCCTCGCCCGACTCCCCCGACCGACTCCGCCCGACCGGCGTTCCTTGATCGAGTCTCCGCGGGGACGACGAAACCGGGGTCCGGACGGTTCCCCGTCCGGACCCCGGAAGCTCTCTCGGCGAGGCCTCGGCGCCCGCCTAACCGGCCCGGTTGCGGCGCTGCGCCAGCTCGTCGCCGGGGTCGAAGCCCAGCAGCGTCTCGCCGGTGTCGGTGCGCTCGCCGTGCAGCCGGCCCAGCGCCGTCTCCAGCTCCTGCCAGACCGCGCCGACCGCGATGCCGAACATCCCCTGCCCGCCGTTCAGCAGGTCGAGCACCTGCTGCGCCGAGGTGCACTCGTACACGGTGGCGCCGTCGCACATCAGGGTCAGCCCGGTGAGGTCGCCCGGCTCGGCGGACTGCAGGTGCGTGACGGCCACCCGGATGTTCTGCAGCGAGACGCCCGCGTCCAGCAGCCGCTTGACGATCTTCAGCATCAGGATGTCGCGGAAGCTGTACAGCCGATGCGCCCCGGCCGCGTACGCGGTCCGCACGCTGGGCTCCAGCAGCCCGGTGCGGGCCCAGTAGTCGAGCTGGCGGTAGGTGATCCCGGCGGCGGCGCAGGCGGTGGGGCCGCGGTAGCCGATAAGGCCGGAACTGGGCGGGATCCGCTCGATCGCGGGCTGGCCGGACTGCACGGCCGGGAAGCGGCCCAGTCGCGGCACGTCCGCCTCGGAGCCCGCGGAGTCGACCCTCTGCTCGCCCTCCACCGGCCCCCAGGGCCGCCCGATCAGGCCACGGCCGGTGCGCGGCACGTGCACGGCGCAGAGGCTGCCGACGGTGTCGTCGCCGGTGCCGCTCATGCCCTACCTCCGTCCACAGCTCCTGCGGGCCGCAGGGCCCCGGACGGCCCACCGTGCGGGGGCCGTCACCTGACGGTAGGCAGTCGCCCGAGCACCGTCAACGATCGCCACGCCGGGCCACGGTCCTGATGTCACCCGGTGGAGTGGTTTTTCGTGCCCTCAGTGTGGGTAGGTGGACGCCCTTTTGCCAAGCGCGACATGCCGGTGCGACCCTGCCGTCGCGGACTACTGCGACCCGCCCCCGAAGTCCTCCGGCGAGACCTGGTCGAGGAACTCGCGGAACTTCTCGACCTCGTCCTCCTGCTCGTCCGGGATCGAGATGCCCGCCTCCGCGAGCACCTCCTCGCTCCCGTAGATGGGCGTACCGGTCCGCAGCGCGAGCGCTATGGCGTCGGACGGCCGCGCGCTGACCTCCACCCCGCCGGCGAACACCAGCTCGGCGTAGAAGACACCCTCGCGCAGGTCGTTGATCCGCACCTCGGTCAGGTGGTGCCCGAGTGCGTCCAGCACGTCCTTGAAGAGGTCGTGCGTCAGCGGGCGCACCGGCGTCATGCCCTGCTGGGCGAAGGCGATCGCGGTCGCCTCGCCAGGGCCGATCCAGATCGGCAGGTACCGATCGCCCCCGACCTCCCGCAGCAGCACGATCGGCTGGTTGGAAGGCATCTCCACCCGGACACCCACGACGTCGAGCTCATTCACACTGGCAACCCTATGGCTCCCACACCGGATATGAAAGCGCAGCCACCCCGGGGCATCGTTTCCCGCACCCCGCCGGGACCTGGCCCCGCCCGCTACTGCGGCCGCGCCCGCAGCCCCGCCTGCACCATCGCCGCGTGCAGCCGCACCGACAGCGTCGCCAGCTCCCGCGCGGTGGTCTCCGCGTGCGCCCGGGTCTGCGGATTGCGGTGCCGGCGCAGCGGCGCCACCACCTGGTCGACCAGCGCGACCTCCCGCTCGGCCGCCGCCTTCATCGCCCGCAGGTGCCGCGGCTCCAGCCCGTACCGGCCCAGCTCCGCGACCAGCCGCGCGATCTGCAGGGTCTCCCCGTCGTACCCGCCGTCCGGCCCGGCCGCCACCAGCCCGTACGACTCCCACTCGGCCAGCTCGCCCTCCTGGGCCTCGGCCGCGGCCAGCAGCTCGGCCCGGCCGAGCCGGACCCCGGTCGCCGCGCCGGAGGCCGCCACCAGCTCGCGGTCGGCCTCCTCCAGCGGCCCCGGCCGGGCGTCCGGCGCGGGCAGCGCCGGCGGCGCCTCGCCGCGCTCGATCGCGTCCAGGTGCTCGCGGATCACCCGCAGCGGCAGGTAGTGGTCCCGCTGCATGCGCAGCACGTACGCCAGCCGCTCCACGTCCGCCGGGCTGAACTTCCGGTAGCCCGACGGCGTCCGCTGAGGCTCCACCAGACCCTCCGCCTCCAGGAAGCGGATCTTCGAGATGGTGACCTCGGGGAAGTCGTCCCGGAGGAAGGTCAGCACGGCGCCGATGCTGAGCAGTTCGTCGCCCCGCCGCCGGGCCGCCTCGCCCGTGCGGCGCGAGGCGGGCACGGACGAGGCCCCGAGGGGCGTGGGAGTGTGAGCGGTCACGCGGGCTCCAGCCGAAGTCGTGGTCAGTACCCCCGGTGGTGGCCGGCGAAGAACACCAGCCGGTACTTCCCGATCTGCACCTCGTCGCCGTTGTTCAGCCGGACCTCGTCGATCCGCTCCCGGTTGACGTAGGTGCCGTTCAGGCTGCCCACGTCGGCGACCGAGAAGCCGCCGTCGGGCTGGCGCCGGAACTCCACGTGGCGCCGGGAGACGGTGACGTCGTCCAGGAAGATGTCCCCCTCCGGGTGGCGGCCGGCCGTGGTGACCTGCGCGTCCAGCAGGAAGCGGCTGCCCGAGTTCGGGCCGCGCTGCACGATCAGCAGCGCCGAGCCCGGCGGCAGGGCGTCGATCGCGGCCAGCACCTCGGGCGACAGCGCCGGGGTGGCGCCGGTGGCCGTGGCGTTCGGGTCGTACGACTCGAGGCCGGAGATCGAGATGGTCGAGGTGGTCTCGGCCGCGCCCTCGGGCAGCAGGCCGCCGCGCAGCGCGTTGCCGCAGTTGGAGCAGAAGCGGGCCGTCGCCGGGTTCTGGTTCCCGCACCGCGGACACAAGGTGGGGCCTGCCATGTTCACAGCCTCCTGGCGCGGCACACCCGACTGGACGTGCCCGGCGTAGGGATCCGGGGCAAACCCTCCACCGGAGGTTGAGGGTGCTGCCGGGAAACCTATGCGCGGCGCACCGGATGAATCAACCGACGCGCCGTACTGCGCGTCGAAGCCGTGCATCGGGATCCCGGCGCCCTGGGTGGCGTTCGGATCCCCGTACAACCCCTGGCCGTAACCGTCGGCCTCCGGTGCCGGACGCATCGCCGGCACCCCGGCCTCCTCGTCGGCCCGGCGGTGCCGCGCGGTGGGCGCCTCGACGGCGGCACTGTTGCGGTTGCCACGACCGAAAAGCTTCGAGAAAAAACTCACGGGCGAATCCCCTTGTGTTCGACAGACCCGCCCGCGGGGCAGGGTGAGTGGCTCGGACTGGCGGCGCAGCAGCCGGCGCGGGGCCGACTCCGAGCGGCTGGTATGACCCAGTGTGACCGATGGCCTTCGCCGTGCTGCCACCGGGGGCGGCACGGAGCTGACGGGCCGTACGGCAGGCGCACCGTCACTTCGCCGCCGGGCTGCCGTACTGCAGCGGCTTCGGCGCCACCACGGCGTCGACGACCACCTTCTGCTGCTGGGTGATCGTGGCCTTCGCCTGCTGCTTCTCCAGGCTGCGCACCACGCCGCCCGGGATGTTCAGAGCCGGCGTCAGGTCCTGCGGGTTCCCGATCACCGTGAAGCGGTACGGCTGCGACACGTTCTTGCCGTCGATCTGCACGCCCCCCGACGGGGCGTCCGTGAAGTAGGTGCTGACCACCACTCGGACATCGTTGATCTGAATCGCCTCCGCCCCCGCCGCTCGGAGTTCCTGCAGGGTGTCCAGCAGCATATCCGCCTTCACCTGCCCTTGGGGATCATCGATGGTGAGGATGATCCCGGGACCGGTGGCCTTGACGGTACCGGCCAGGATGCCGAGTTCGGCTGCCTTCTCCTTGGTCTGCTCCAGCGCCGCCTTGGCCTGGTTCGAGCTGTTCTCCAGCTGGGCGAGCGACTGCTCCAGCTGGGTCCGCTCCTGCTGGAGACGCTGCTGACGGCTGTCCAGTTCGTCGAGGATGCGGACCAGGTCCTCCTGGCGCGCCCCGCGCAGCTGGTCGTGGTCCTGGGTCGAGCGCACCTGGATCGCCAGGGCCAGGCCCAGCGCGAACAGCAGCACGGCCACCACGGCCTGGCCGCGCGAGAGCCGGGGCGGCCACACCGCGGACTTCAGCCGCCGCCGACCGTCGGCCGGCTTCTCGCCCGCCTTCGCCGGCCCGCTCTCCGGGCCGCCCTTGCGGGGGCTCCCGGGCGCGGGCCCTGACGTCGCCTCCGCCGGCAGCTCCCGCACCGCCTCCACGCGCTCCGCCGGAGCCTCCGCACGCCCGTCCGGTGCCTCGGGCCGCTCCGCGACGGGCTCCACGACCGGCTCGCCCGCTTCCTCGGAGGGCTCGCCCGACTCCTCGGACGGCCGCTCGGCGCCCTCCGAGACGCCCTCCGAGGCCTCCGCCGCCCCCTCCGCGTCCCCGTCCCGATCGGTGTCACGCCCGGGCGTGTCGGGCGTGTCGCCGGCGTCCCGCGGACCCGGCCGCCCGGCCTCGGAGGAGGCCTCGGAGGGCGCCGTGCGCTCCTCCTCCGGCCGCCGCCGCGGCTGCTCCTCGTTCGGCTTGTCGTCCTGTGCCACGACCTGCGCTCCCTACGCCCTGAACACGTGCCGACGGATCGCGGCCGCGTTGGAGAAGATCCGGATACCGAGGACGACCACCACGCCGGTGGACAGCTGCGAGCCGACGCCCAGCTGGTCACCGAGGAAGACGATCAGCGCCGCGACGACCACGTTCGACAGGAACGAGACCACGAAGACCTTGTCGTCGAAGATCCCGTCCAGCATCGCCCGTACGCCGCCGAACACCGCGTCCAGCGCCGCCACCACCGCGATCGGCAGGTACGGCACCACGGCCTCCGGCACCTCCGGCTGTACGAAGAGGCCGACGACCACGCCGATCACGAGACCAAGTACGGCAATCACGGTGTGCGAGCTCCTGTCCCTGCGGTGGGCGACTTGGTGGGCGACGTCCCCGTCTTCGACGGCTTCGAGGGCGAGGGGGTCGAAGGGGGCTTCGGCGAACCCGACGATGGCGCCGGGGAGGTGGCCGGTGGCGACCCGGGGGCGGACGGCGACCCGGACGCCGTGGCCGACGGCGAGCCCGCGGCCTCCGGCGTGTCCGGCTTGGCCACCCGCAGCGTCACACCCAGCGCGGGCGGCAGCGTCAGGTTCCGCTGGACCGACAGGCTGGACTTGATCCCGTAGCTGTCCTGGATGATCTTCAGGTACCGACCGGCCTCGTTGTCCTGGAACGACTGCGCCAGCTTCGGCCCGTCCCCGATCGCCAGCACCGTGTACGGCGGCACCAGCGGCCGGTTGTCCACCAGGATGGCGTCACCCGCCGCCCGGATCGCGGACAGGTTGGTCAGCCGCTGGCCGTTGATCGAGATGCCCTCGGCGCCGGCCAGCCAGAGCCCGTTCACCACGTACTGCAGATCGTGGTCCTTGAGCCGGCCGCTGTTGCGGAAGCCCTCGGCGTCGCGCGGGTTGCTGACGTTGCCGCCGGCGGTGGTCCCGCCGGCGTCCTCGATCACCAGCTTCACCCCGGGTCCGCTCATCGCCTCGGTGCCGGCCCCGGCGGCCAGCGCGGCCAGCGCGCCGTCCCCGGTCGGCAGCGCCTGGCGCTGGGCCTGGTCGACCTTGGTCCGCAGGCCCTCGATGTCCCCCTGGAGGCGGTCCGCCGCCCCCGTCGCGTCCTTGACCCGCTGGACCAGCGCCTCCCGCTCCTTGGCGAGGGTCGGCGCCTTCTCGTGCGAGTTGACCGCGCCCACCGTGAGGACCGTCGCGGAGAGCGCCAGGCCCACGGCGAGCACCACCCGGCCGCGCAGCGAGTCGGGCAGCCGGCTGGTGCCCTCCCGCCCGCGCGCCTTGGCGGCCTCGGCGTAGCCGTCGTCCAGGGCGTGGTCCATCACGTTGGTCAGCAGGGACATCGAGGCGTCCGGGCGCGAGTAGCGTCCGTCCCGGTCACTCGGCGTCGGCGATGCTGGCATGCGGGACATCGTCCCACGTCGCGCGCGCCGACCACGACCTGCCCCCACGACACGGGGTCGATCGTCGACGAATCGCGATCTGCGGCGGCCCGGAACGACCGGACGCCCGGCGGGACCGACCACGAAGGCCGGCCCACCGGGCGTCCGACGGGTGTCCTACCGCCCGGCGGAGTCCACCACGGCCGCCCACTCGTCCAGCAGCCGCTCGGTGGCCTCGTCGTCCGGGCCCTCCGCCCACAGGTGGGTGACGGCCTCGGCCGGGTCCGGCAGCACCAGCGTCCACCGGCCGTCCGGCTCCACCACCCGCACCCCGTCCGTGGTGTCCAGCTGCCGGTTGCCCGCCGCCTCGACCACCGAGCGCATCACCATGCCCTTGGCCGCCCACGGCGTCGCGATGTCCCGCCGCTGGATGTGGGCCTGCGGGATCCGCGCGTCGATCTGGCTCAGGGTGAGCTGGGTCCGGGCCACCAGCCCGACCAGCCGCACGAACGCCGCCGCGCCGTCCAGCACCCCGCTGAACTCCGGCACCACGAAACCGCCGCGCCCGTCGCCGCCGAAGACCGTGCCCTCCTTGGCACAGGCCTTCGCCAGGTCGTCCGGCGTCGTCGTCGTCCAGATCACCTGCGTCCCGTGGTACGCGGCCACCTGCTCGGCGATCCGCGTGGTGGTCACCGGCAGCGCCACCTGCCCGCTGCGCCGCTCGGCGGCCACCAGGTCGAGCAGCACCAGCAGCGCCCGGTCGTCCTGGATGACCCGGCCGAGCTCGTCCACGAAGGACACCCGCTCGCCCACCGGGTCGAACCGCACCCCGAACGCGGCCCGCGAGGAGGCCACCAGTTCTCCCAGCCTGGCCAGCGCCGCCCGCCGCTCCTCCGCGTCCTCGGTCGGCCTGGACTCGTCCAGGCCGCTGTCCACGGTCAGCGCCTCCACCCCGAGCCGGCCGAGGATGCTGGGCAGGACGAGGCCCGCGCTGCCGTGCGCGGCGTCCACCACCACCTTCAGACCGGCCTCCCGCACCCCGCTGGTGTCGATCGCCCGCAGCAGGTTGCCCGCGTACGAGTCGAAGACGCTCGCCGGGTGCAGCAGGTCGCCGATCTCACCGGGGAACGCCCGGCGGAACTCCTGCCGCGCGTACACCCGGTCCAGCTTCCGCTGGCCCGCCTGGGAGAGGTCCGCTCCGCGCTCGTCGAAGAACAGGATGTCCAGCGAGTCCGGCACCCCCGGCGTGGTCCGCAGGAAGATGCCGCCCGCACTGCCCCGGGCGGTGTGCTGCCGGGCCACCGGCATCGGCACGTTCTCCAGGTCGCGGACGTCGATCGCACTGGTCTGGAGGGCCGAGATCATCGCCCGCTTCAGGGCTCGCGCACCTCGCGAGTGGTCACGCGCGATGGTGACCGTTGCCCCCTTCTTCAGGGTGGTCGCGTACGCCCCGGCGAGCCGCACCGCCAGCTCCGGGGTGATCTCGACGTTGAGGATGCCGGAGACGCCGCGCACGCCGAACAGGTGCTCCTGCCCGCGCGACTCCCAGATCACCGAGGTGTTCACCACGGCGCCGGCCTCGATGGTCTTGAACGGGTAGACCCGGACGTTGCCCGCCACCAGCGACTCCTCGCCGATCAGGCACTCGTCGCCGATCACCGCGCCCTCGTCGATCCGGGCGGCCCGCATCACGTCGGTGTTCTTGCCGATCACGCACCCGCGGAGGTTGCTCTGCGGGCCCACGTACACGTTGTCGTGCACCACGGCCTTGTGCAGGAACGCCCCGCGCTTGACGACCACGTTGCTGCCCAGCACGGTGTGCTCGCGCAGCTCGACGCCGGCCTCCACCTTCGCGTAGTCGCCGACGTACAGCGGCCCGCGCAGGACGGCCTCCGGATCGACCTCGGCGCCTTCGGCCACCCACACCCCGGGTGAGATCTCGAAGCCGTCCAGCTCGACCTGGACCTTGCCCTCCAGCACGTCCGCCTGGGCCTTCAGATAGCTCTCGTGGGTGCCCACGTCCTCCCAGTAGCCCTCGGCGACGTAGCCGTAGACCGGCTTGCCCTCCTTGAGCAACTGCGGGAAGACGTCGCTCGACCAGTCCACCGACTCGCCGGCCGCGACGTACGAGAAGACCTCCGGCTCCATCACGTAGATGCCGGTGTTCACGGTGTCCGAGAACACCTGGCCCCAGGTCGGCTTCTCCAGGAAGCGCTCGACCCGGCCCTCCTCGTCGGTGATGGTGATACCGAATTCCAGCGGGTTCGGCACCCGGGTCAGACAGACCGTGACCAGGGCGCCCTTCTCACGGTGGAATTCGATCAGCTCGGTAAGGTCGAAATCCGTCAGCGCATCGCCCGAGATCACCAGGAACGAGTCGTCCTTGAGCGCGTCCTCGGCGTTCTTCACACTCCCCGCGGTACCGAGCGGGATTTCCTCGTTGGCATAGGTGAGGTGCATACCCAGGTCTTCGCCGTCACCGAAGTAGTTCTTGACCAGGGAGGCCAGGAACTGCACGGTGACGACCGTGTCCGACAGGCCGTGCCGCCTCAGAAGCCGGAGCACGTGCTCCATGATCGGCCGATTGGCCACCGGTAGCAGCGGCTTGGGCATGCTGGAGGTCATCGGACGGAGGCGAGTTCCCTCGCCGCCCGCCATCACAACGGCTTTCATACGGGTGCGTCCTCCTTCGCGGTGGTGGACCCTGCGGATCCATCAAACCCGTTCCAGGGCTTCCTACCCGGATGAAACTGTCCGACGCTCCGAAGACGTTGTGCGGAACGTCTCAGGACGATCTCAAACAGCCGCCGCCCGTTCCGCCTTCACGATCTGCCGGGCCTGCACCGCGTACAGCACGCCGGCCCACCAGTAGAGCGTGGTGCCCCACCAGATGAACGCCCAGCTCACCGCCTCGGCCAGGTTGCCGAACCAGCCCGAGGCGTCGTGGCCGAGCAGCAGCAGCGGGAACGCGTACATCAGGTTGAAGGTCGCCGCCTTGCCCAGGAAACTCACCTGCAGCGGCCCGTAGCCGTACCGGGCGAGCATGGGCAGCAACGAGGCGATGAACAGCTCGCGCGCCACCAGGATCGCCGTCACCCACCACGGCAGGATCTCCCGCCAGGTGAGCCCGACCAGCGTGGACAGCACGTACAGCCGGTCCGCGGCCGGGTCGAGGATCTGCCCGAGCCGGCTGACCTGCCCCCAGCGCCGGGCCAGCTTGCCGTCGAGGTAGTCGCTCACCCCGCTCAGCATCAGGATGACGATCGCCCAGCCGTCGTTCTCCGGCCCGCCGAACACCGGCCACAGGATGAGCCAGAGGAAGATCGGAACGCCGATCAACCGCCCCATGCTCAGCAGGTTGGGGATGGTGAACACGCGATCGGTCTGGACGCGTGTCTCCTGGACCTCCACCGGGGAGCCTCCTGTGAATGCCTGACGACGGAACCGTCCGCCGCTTTACCACTGGTCGTGCGGGCTTGACCCTACAGCAAAGAAGCCCCCCGCCCAGGAGGGCGAGGGGCTTCTTCTGAAGAATTGTTCGGCGGCGTCCTACTCTCCCACAGGGTCCCCCCTGCAGTACCATCGGCGCTGTGAGGCTTAGCTTCCGGGTTCGGAATGTAACCGGGCGTTTCCCTCACGCTATGACCACCGAAACACTATGAAACTATCCGCCGGCAAGACGGGTCGTGGTTTCAGAACCAACACAGTGGACGCGAGCAACTGAGGACAAGCCCTCGGCCTATTAGTACCGGTCAACTCCACCCCTCACAGGGCTTCCATATCCGGCCTATCAACCCAGTCGTCTACTGGGAGCCTTACCCTCTCAAGGAGGTGGGAGTGCTCATCTCGAAGCAGGCTTCCCGCTTAGATGCTTTCAGCGGTTATCCCTCCCGAACGTAGCCAACCAGCCATGCCCTTGGCAGGACAACTGGCACACCAGAGGTTCGTCCGTCCCGGTCCTCTCGTACTAGGGACAGCCCTTCTCAACACTCCTACGCGCACAGCGGATAGGGACCGAACTGTCTCACGACGTTCTAAACCCAGCTCGCGTACCGCTTTAATGGGCGAACAGCCCAACCCTTGGGACCTACTCCAGCCCCAGGATGCGACGAGCCGACATCGAGGTGCCAAACCATCCCGTCGATATGGACTCTTGGGGAAGATCAGCCTGTTATCCCCGGGGTACCTTTTATCCGTTGAGCGACGGCGCTTCCACAAGCCACCGCCGGATCACTAGTCCCTACTTTCGTACCTGCTCGACCCGTCAGTCTCACAGTCAAGCTCCCTTGTGCACTTACACTCAACACCTGATTGCCAACCAGGCTGAGGGAACCTTTGGGCGCCTCCGTTACCCTTTGGGAGGCAACCGCCCCAGTTAAACTACCCACCAGACACTGTCCCTGATCCGGATCACGGACCCAGGTTAGACATCCAGCACGACCAGAGTGGTATTTCAACGTCGACTCCACAACAACTGGCGTTGCCGCTTCAAAGTCTCCCACCTATCCTACACAAGCCGAACCGAACACCAATATCAAGCTATAGTAAAGGTCCCGGGGTCTTTCCGTCCTGCTGCGCGAAACGAGCATCTTTACTCGTAATGCAATTTCACCGGGCCTGTGGTTGAGACAGTCGAGAAGTCGTTACGCCATTCGTGCAGGTCGGAACTTACCCGACAAGGAATTTCGCTACCTTAGGATGGTTATAGTTACCACCGCCGTTTACTGGCGCTTAAGTTCTCAGCTTCGCCTAGCCGAAACTAGACTAACCGGTCCCCTTAACGTTCCAGCACCGGGCAGGCGTCAGTCCGTATACATCGCCTTACGGCTTCGCACGGACCTGTGTTTTTAGTAAACAGTCGCTTCTCGCTGGTCTCTGCGGCCACCCCCAGCTCGGAGTGCAAGACTCGTCACCAGGAATGGCCCCCCTTCTCCCGAAGTTACGGGGGCATTTTGCCGAGTTCCTTAACCACAGTTCACCCGAACGCCTCGGTATTCTCTACCTGACCACCTGAGTCGGTTTAGGGTACGGGCCGCCATGAAACTCGCTAGAGGCTTTTCTCGACAGCATAGGATCATCCACTTCACCACAATCGGCTCGGCATCAGGTCTCAGCCTCAATGAGTGACGGATTTGCCTATCACTCGGCCTACACCCTTACCCCGGGACTACCACCGCCCGGGCTGGACTACCTTCCTGCGTCACCCCATCGCTCACCTACTACCACCTTGGTTCAGCGGCTCCACCACTCCCCTTTGCCCGAAGGCTCCGGGGCGGCTTCACGGCCTTAGCATCAGAGGGTTCAACGTTGGCGCTTCAAAGCGGGTACGGGAATATCAACCCGTTGTCCATCGACTACGCCTGTCGGCCTCGCCTTAGGTCCCGACTTACCCTGGGCAGATCAGCTTGACCCAGGAACCCTTGGTCAATCGGCGCAAGAGTTTCCCACTCTTGTATCGCTACTCATGCCTGCATTCTCACTCGTGAACCGTCCACAACTCGATTCCTCGGCTGCTTCACCCGGCACACGACGCTCCCCTACCCATCCACACAGCCGTTGGGCCTACACGTGTGAATGACACGACTTCGGTGGTGTACTTGAGCCCCGCTACATTGTCGGCGCGGAATCACTTGACCAGTGAGCTATTACGCACTCTTTCAAGGGTGGCTGCTTCTAAGCCAACCTCCTGGTTGTCTCTGCGACTCCACATCCTTTCCCACTTAGCACACGCTTAGGGACCTTAGTCGGTGTTCTGGGCTGTTTCCCTCTCGACCATGGAGCTTATCCCCCACAGTCTCACTGCCGTGCTCTCACTTACCGGCATTCGGAGTTTGGCTAAGGTCAGTAACCCGGTGAGGCCCATCGCCTATCCAGTGCTCTACCTCCGGCAAGAAACACACGACGCTGCACCTAAATGCATTTCGGGGAGAACCAGCTATCACGGAGTTTGATTGGCCTTTCACCCCTAACCACAGGTCATCCCCCAGGTTTTCAACCCTGGTGGGTTCGGTCCTCCACACGGTCTTACCCGCGCTTCAACCTGCCCATGGCTAGATCACTCCGCTTCGGGTCTTGGGCGTGCAACTCAATCGCCCTATTCGGACTCGCTTTCGCTACGGCTACCCCACACGGGTTAACCTCGCTACACACCGCAAACTCGCAGGCTCATTCTTCAAAAGGCACGCAGTCACAGTCCGAAGACTGCCCCCACGGCTTGTAGGCACACGGTTTCAGGTACTATTTCACTCCGCTCCCGCGGTACTTTTCACCATTCCCTCACGGTACTATCCGCTATCGGTCACCAGGGAATATTTAGGCTTAGCGGGTGGTCCCGCCAGATTCACACGGGATTTCTCGGGCCCCGTGCTACTTGGGAGATGAGCAAGCAAGCCGCTGATGTTTCGTCTACGGGGGTCTTACCCTCTACGCCGGACCTTTCGCATGTCCTTCGACTACACCAACGGTTTCTGACTCGCCGACCGGCCGGCAGACCGATCAAGCTCATTCCCACGACCCCCAAGCGGCAACCCCTGCCGGGTCTCACACCACTTGGGTTTAGCCTCATCCGGTTTCGCTCGCCACTACTCCCGGAATCACGGTTGTTTTCTCTTCCTGCGGGTACTGAGATGTTTCACTTCCCCGCGTTCCCTCCACACTGCCTATGTGTTCAGCAGCGGGTGACA
The window above is part of the Kitasatospora sp. HUAS MG31 genome. Proteins encoded here:
- a CDS encoding mannose-1-phosphate guanyltransferase, which gives rise to MKAVVMAGGEGTRLRPMTSSMPKPLLPVANRPIMEHVLRLLRRHGLSDTVVTVQFLASLVKNYFGDGEDLGMHLTYANEEIPLGTAGSVKNAEDALKDDSFLVISGDALTDFDLTELIEFHREKGALVTVCLTRVPNPLEFGITITDEEGRVERFLEKPTWGQVFSDTVNTGIYVMEPEVFSYVAAGESVDWSSDVFPQLLKEGKPVYGYVAEGYWEDVGTHESYLKAQADVLEGKVQVELDGFEISPGVWVAEGAEVDPEAVLRGPLYVGDYAKVEAGVELREHTVLGSNVVVKRGAFLHKAVVHDNVYVGPQSNLRGCVIGKNTDVMRAARIDEGAVIGDECLIGEESLVAGNVRVYPFKTIEAGAVVNTSVIWESRGQEHLFGVRGVSGILNVEITPELAVRLAGAYATTLKKGATVTIARDHSRGARALKRAMISALQTSAIDVRDLENVPMPVARQHTARGSAGGIFLRTTPGVPDSLDILFFDERGADLSQAGQRKLDRVYARQEFRRAFPGEIGDLLHPASVFDSYAGNLLRAIDTSGVREAGLKVVVDAAHGSAGLVLPSILGRLGVEALTVDSGLDESRPTEDAEERRAALARLGELVASSRAAFGVRFDPVGERVSFVDELGRVIQDDRALLVLLDLVAAERRSGQVALPVTTTRIAEQVAAYHGTQVIWTTTTPDDLAKACAKEGTVFGGDGRGGFVVPEFSGVLDGAAAFVRLVGLVARTQLTLSQIDARIPQAHIQRRDIATPWAAKGMVMRSVVEAAGNRQLDTTDGVRVVEPDGRWTLVLPDPAEAVTHLWAEGPDDEATERLLDEWAAVVDSAGR
- the pgsA gene encoding CDP-diacylglycerol--glycerol-3-phosphate 3-phosphatidyltransferase codes for the protein MEVQETRVQTDRVFTIPNLLSMGRLIGVPIFLWLILWPVFGGPENDGWAIVILMLSGVSDYLDGKLARRWGQVSRLGQILDPAADRLYVLSTLVGLTWREILPWWVTAILVARELFIASLLPMLARYGYGPLQVSFLGKAATFNLMYAFPLLLLGHDASGWFGNLAEAVSWAFIWWGTTLYWWAGVLYAVQARQIVKAERAAAV